One window of Arthrobacter oryzae genomic DNA carries:
- a CDS encoding GntR family transcriptional regulator: MAMGAGEEPDKMTAADAAHAALTRFARAEMFRPGELMGSERALAERLGIGRAVLRQAIDRMEAEGTVRRVLGRSGGVFFNDGRIQRHLNTVEGVPQMVLHQGRSISTTVVRAEMGLPQPDERRNLHLNGGDAVLRIRRLRLVDGTSWSLDLSVLPAARFPGLFTHPLTGSLYHLLTTEYGLELDRADETVEAVPATDEQASVLDVPPGSALLEIRRVAWDVHGTPVEFAQDFFRADRTRVHMQKYGTNWKRTVRLERG; encoded by the coding sequence ATGGCAATGGGCGCGGGCGAAGAGCCGGACAAAATGACGGCCGCTGATGCCGCCCACGCGGCACTGACCCGGTTCGCGCGGGCGGAGATGTTTCGCCCGGGCGAACTGATGGGCAGTGAACGCGCACTGGCCGAGCGGCTCGGCATCGGCCGGGCTGTCCTCCGTCAGGCGATCGACCGGATGGAGGCCGAGGGCACCGTCCGGCGGGTTCTGGGGCGTTCGGGCGGCGTGTTCTTCAACGACGGCCGGATCCAGCGGCACCTGAACACCGTGGAGGGCGTTCCCCAAATGGTGCTCCACCAGGGCCGCTCCATTTCCACCACCGTGGTGCGCGCCGAGATGGGCCTGCCGCAGCCTGACGAGCGGCGGAACCTGCACCTGAACGGCGGGGATGCGGTCCTGCGCATCCGGAGACTGCGGCTGGTGGACGGGACCTCGTGGTCACTGGATCTGTCAGTGCTGCCGGCCGCCCGCTTCCCGGGACTGTTCACGCATCCGTTGACGGGCTCGCTGTACCACTTGCTGACCACCGAGTACGGGCTGGAACTGGACCGTGCCGACGAGACGGTGGAAGCCGTGCCCGCCACGGACGAGCAGGCCAGTGTGCTGGACGTGCCGCCCGGATCGGCGTTGCTGGAAATCCGCCGGGTTGCCTGGGACGTACATGGAACTCCTGTGGAGTTCGCGCAAGACTTCTTCCGCGCTGACCGGACTCGCGTTCACATGCAGAAGTACGGAACCAACTGGAAGCGGACAGTCCGGCTGGAACGCGGCTGA
- a CDS encoding DUF4241 domain-containing protein has translation MSQNEVRGRIEAFVSDFHTRWERSGKMPGMAAFDLGAFQAWAAELEELVATHCTPGVRTGQEGALSSSPAHDPAAEQITQIEVDEDTATVRSVIQAAGSAAFYYEYRLLRSDDRWRISQLSTFLDPPSAPLIDPVRAEALMQGATPDAALPDLPSQLVLDVPGLFTAGRLVAPFGKPAPLEVRHLGELTCASGVLTIVDFGSVDAHIVPLTRRVTPGTYPVEVSMVAGVTVAVRLLLSESPEVSWHPSEFTDGTHEVGVDAGNVALVDFGALVACQAQRVEAMFQEHVGRLMETPGAMFTLTGGVVDAVMVTSGYGDGTYPCYWGLAADGSLTSLVVDFRVLAENILRTSHVPFRPGPVGTPELARHELRITADNGSFVVSNSGENIRGFRVLAPDGALLVDGDHLGIFITRGTSNTTWNPDAPPPPGSVLEVTEYRGYRHI, from the coding sequence ATGAGTCAGAACGAGGTCCGCGGCAGGATCGAGGCATTCGTTTCAGATTTTCACACGAGGTGGGAGCGGTCTGGCAAGATGCCGGGCATGGCCGCGTTCGACCTTGGCGCCTTCCAGGCTTGGGCAGCCGAGCTGGAGGAACTGGTCGCGACCCATTGCACCCCCGGAGTCCGCACCGGCCAGGAAGGTGCGCTGTCTTCCAGTCCTGCGCACGACCCGGCCGCCGAGCAGATCACCCAGATCGAGGTCGACGAGGATACGGCGACGGTCCGCTCGGTAATCCAGGCGGCCGGGAGCGCCGCCTTCTACTACGAATACCGGCTGTTGCGCAGCGACGACCGCTGGCGGATCTCCCAACTTTCGACCTTCCTCGACCCGCCCAGCGCACCCCTGATAGATCCGGTCCGGGCCGAGGCGCTCATGCAGGGCGCAACACCCGACGCCGCCTTGCCCGACCTGCCGTCGCAGCTGGTGCTCGACGTGCCGGGATTGTTTACAGCGGGCCGGTTGGTCGCGCCGTTTGGCAAACCAGCGCCGCTCGAGGTCCGCCATCTTGGCGAGCTCACCTGCGCCTCCGGGGTGCTGACGATTGTGGACTTCGGGTCCGTTGACGCACACATCGTCCCCTTGACGCGACGGGTAACGCCGGGGACCTATCCTGTTGAAGTCTCCATGGTGGCGGGCGTGACGGTCGCGGTCAGGCTGCTGCTCTCCGAGTCGCCGGAGGTTAGCTGGCACCCCTCCGAGTTCACCGACGGCACGCACGAGGTGGGAGTCGATGCCGGAAACGTCGCCCTCGTCGACTTTGGCGCGCTGGTGGCGTGCCAGGCGCAGCGCGTCGAGGCGATGTTTCAAGAGCACGTAGGGCGGCTCATGGAGACGCCGGGCGCCATGTTCACCCTCACCGGCGGGGTGGTGGATGCGGTCATGGTCACGAGCGGATATGGCGACGGGACCTACCCGTGCTACTGGGGTTTGGCCGCCGACGGCAGTCTCACTTCACTTGTTGTCGACTTCCGCGTGCTCGCTGAGAACATCCTTCGCACCAGCCACGTGCCGTTCCGCCCCGGGCCCGTCGGCACACCGGAACTCGCTCGTCACGAACTGCGGATCACTGCGGATAACGGGTCGTTCGTCGTCAGCAACAGCGGCGAGAACATCCGCGGCTTTCGGGTGCTGGCACCGGACGGCGCGCTCCTTGTGGACGGAGACCATCTCGGCATCTTCATCACGCGGGGCACCTCGAATACGACGTGGAACCCGGACGCGCCTCCTCCACCCGGCTCCGTCCTCGAGGTCACCGAGTACCGCGGGTACCGGCACATCTGA
- the eat gene encoding ethanolamine permease encodes MTETLPAAEQRAVDKAYFEQRTLRRGAAGWLLLAGLGISYVISGDFSGWNFGLEAGGWGGLLIAFVLMGVMYACMVFGLAEMSSALPVAGAGYGFARRALGRLGGFATGLAILIEYSIAPAAIAVFIGGYVESLGLFGITDGWPVYLVCFALFIGIHLIGVGEALKAMFAITGIAVVALIAFVVGMVPHFDATKLFDIPVSDAAGASAFLPNGFGGIIGALVFAIWFFLAVEGVPLAAEEAENPQRDMPRAIIVAMSVLAFTGLAVLVLAPGGAGSALMSTSASPLPDALRAVGNEGLAVFVNYAGLAGLVASFFSIVYAYSRQLFALSRAGYLPTWLSRTNSRKTPTWALIVPGIVGFILAAAVGDGDKLINIAVFGAAVSYVLLNLSHIVLRRREPELHRPYRTPGGVVTTGVGLVLAVIAVVATFFVDIQAAAITAGIFVVGLLYFAFHSRHHLVAGAPEEEFARIRESEAELR; translated from the coding sequence ATGACTGAAACCCTTCCGGCCGCTGAACAGCGCGCCGTCGACAAAGCCTATTTTGAACAGCGGACCCTCAGGCGGGGTGCCGCCGGCTGGCTCCTCCTGGCCGGCCTTGGCATCTCGTACGTGATTTCCGGCGATTTCTCCGGCTGGAACTTCGGCCTGGAAGCCGGCGGCTGGGGCGGCCTGCTGATCGCCTTCGTCCTGATGGGCGTGATGTACGCCTGCATGGTCTTCGGCCTTGCCGAAATGTCTTCCGCACTTCCGGTGGCAGGCGCCGGCTACGGCTTCGCCCGCCGCGCACTGGGCCGGCTGGGTGGTTTCGCCACCGGGCTCGCCATCCTCATCGAGTACTCGATAGCTCCGGCCGCGATCGCCGTCTTCATCGGCGGCTATGTGGAGAGCCTTGGCCTGTTCGGCATCACGGACGGCTGGCCGGTGTACCTCGTCTGCTTCGCGCTGTTCATCGGTATCCACCTCATCGGCGTCGGCGAGGCGCTCAAGGCGATGTTCGCCATCACGGGCATCGCGGTGGTGGCGCTCATCGCGTTCGTCGTCGGAATGGTGCCGCACTTCGACGCCACCAAGCTGTTCGACATCCCCGTGAGTGATGCGGCCGGTGCCAGCGCGTTCCTGCCCAACGGTTTCGGCGGCATCATCGGCGCGCTGGTCTTCGCCATCTGGTTCTTCCTTGCCGTGGAGGGTGTTCCGCTGGCCGCCGAAGAGGCGGAAAACCCGCAACGGGACATGCCGCGCGCCATCATCGTGGCCATGTCCGTTCTGGCGTTCACCGGACTGGCAGTCCTTGTCCTGGCACCGGGCGGCGCCGGCAGCGCGCTGATGAGCACGTCCGCCAGCCCGCTGCCCGATGCGCTGCGGGCCGTCGGCAATGAAGGCCTGGCTGTCTTCGTGAACTACGCGGGCCTCGCCGGGCTGGTGGCCAGCTTCTTCTCCATCGTCTACGCCTATTCCCGCCAGCTCTTCGCGCTGTCCCGTGCCGGCTATCTGCCCACCTGGCTCAGCCGCACCAACTCGAGGAAGACCCCCACCTGGGCGCTGATCGTCCCCGGGATCGTCGGCTTCATCCTGGCCGCCGCAGTGGGCGACGGCGACAAACTCATCAACATCGCCGTCTTTGGAGCAGCCGTGTCCTATGTGCTGCTCAACCTCTCACACATCGTGTTGCGCAGGCGTGAACCGGAGCTGCACCGCCCGTACCGGACGCCCGGCGGGGTGGTGACCACCGGCGTCGGACTTGTTCTTGCAGTCATCGCGGTGGTTGCCACCTTCTTCGTGGACATCCAGGCCGCGGCAATTACGGCCGGCATCTTCGTCGTCGGGCTGCTCTATTTTGCCTTCCACAGCCGCCACCACCTGGTGGCAGGCGCGCCGGAGGAGGAGTTCGCCCGGATCAGGGAGTCGGAAGCGGAGCTGCGCTAA
- a CDS encoding HNH endonuclease, with product MDGGQGPERVSNATVGVSVREMIRTLADTRPAADSAGMIDQLRELEDLKSAAAARQARIAVAFDLKQRSEQARAGMPAEELGTGAAAQIALARRESPARGSRILGLAKALVTEMPHTLAGLESGQLNEWRATLLVRETACLSPADRSAVDEELASDVGTFSGAGDRAVIAAARSAAYRRDPRSVADRASHAAAERHVSLRPAPDTMCYVTAFLPVAEGVAVHAALTRHADTLGSDGDRRSRGQLMADALVERVTGTEGGISGVEIQLVMTDRTLFQGASEPARLPGYGIVPAGWAREIAVQGHLVAMDSRARLFPPGLGRFIRVRDHTCRTPYCDAPIRHLDHVLPWHSGGTTTQGNGAGLCEACNHTKGVPGWRARPGTGPRHTVQLTTPTGHSYQSTAPPLPGHSPPDQAASRHRRELRHRAKALKRVKLRSVAA from the coding sequence ATGGACGGCGGTCAGGGACCTGAGCGGGTCTCGAATGCAACGGTCGGTGTGTCGGTCAGGGAAATGATCCGCACACTGGCTGACACGCGGCCGGCCGCGGACAGCGCAGGGATGATTGACCAGCTCCGTGAACTTGAAGACCTGAAGTCCGCTGCCGCGGCGCGGCAGGCCCGGATCGCGGTTGCCTTCGACTTAAAGCAGCGCAGTGAGCAGGCCCGCGCCGGCATGCCCGCCGAAGAGCTCGGCACCGGCGCCGCAGCGCAGATCGCCCTCGCCCGGCGCGAATCACCGGCCAGAGGCAGCCGGATCCTAGGCCTGGCGAAGGCCTTGGTCACAGAGATGCCACATACCCTCGCCGGCTTGGAGTCGGGCCAGCTTAATGAATGGCGCGCCACACTGTTGGTGCGTGAGACTGCCTGCCTCTCCCCGGCCGACCGCAGTGCCGTTGACGAAGAGTTGGCGTCCGACGTCGGGACGTTCAGTGGAGCAGGCGACCGTGCGGTGATTGCCGCGGCACGGTCCGCCGCCTATCGGCGCGATCCGAGGTCCGTTGCGGACCGCGCGAGCCACGCCGCCGCCGAGCGCCACGTCAGTCTTCGGCCGGCGCCTGACACCATGTGCTACGTGACGGCGTTCCTCCCGGTCGCCGAGGGTGTGGCCGTCCACGCAGCCCTCACCAGGCACGCCGACACGTTAGGCTCCGACGGCGACAGACGCTCCCGCGGCCAGCTCATGGCCGATGCTCTGGTTGAACGCGTCACGGGAACGGAAGGCGGAATCAGCGGGGTCGAGATCCAGCTCGTGATGACCGACCGCACGCTGTTCCAGGGAGCCAGCGAACCCGCCCGGCTTCCGGGCTACGGCATTGTCCCCGCTGGCTGGGCCCGGGAGATCGCTGTCCAGGGCCATCTCGTGGCCATGGACTCGAGGGCAAGGCTCTTTCCGCCCGGATTGGGCCGCTTCATCCGGGTCCGCGACCATACCTGCCGAACGCCCTATTGCGACGCTCCGATCCGGCATCTGGATCACGTGCTGCCGTGGCACAGCGGCGGAACCACCACGCAAGGCAACGGCGCCGGACTCTGTGAGGCCTGCAACCACACCAAGGGAGTTCCCGGCTGGCGGGCCCGCCCCGGGACCGGGCCCCGGCATACAGTCCAGCTGACAACGCCAACGGGGCATAGCTACCAGTCCACAGCTCCGCCGTTGCCGGGACATTCGCCTCCCGATCAAGCAGCATCCCGTCACCGTCGGGAACTCCGGCACCGGGCCAAGGCGCTCAAGCGCGTCAAGCTTAGATCCGTGGCCGCATAG
- a CDS encoding phosphotransferase enzyme family protein, protein MNTMTDTSPLAVFNGLRRGEPAPEWIGTAVMSAWGLIPDRTVITLIAVSENATFRIEVDGVPVSVLRVHRPGHVGDARQIAGELTWVRRLAEEAEVRVPDVVPTASGSLLHTFTDPGGSEWHCVAFAFVAGDILEDFADPRPYYAEIGATTARLHQQVRRWPLPADFTRFSWQLSDMLGETSRWGDWRRADLTPEQAAVLGRAEFAAVTALDGLPVSGDSWGLVHADLRPSNIMIDGGALTVIDFDDCGFSWLLYDFASALSFIEHEPYAPDIAKSWVAGYRTVRPLTDTDLAHAAALSMIRRLTMLGWTTTHRADALPAELWDAQIPGTVAVAERYLASPTWLFD, encoded by the coding sequence ATGAACACCATGACAGACACTTCCCCACTCGCCGTCTTCAACGGCCTGCGCCGCGGGGAACCTGCCCCTGAATGGATCGGCACCGCCGTCATGTCCGCCTGGGGCCTGATCCCGGACCGGACCGTGATCACTTTGATTGCCGTCTCGGAGAACGCTACGTTCCGGATCGAGGTCGACGGCGTTCCCGTGTCCGTTCTGCGCGTGCACCGTCCCGGCCATGTGGGGGATGCCCGCCAGATCGCCGGCGAGCTCACCTGGGTCCGGCGTCTGGCGGAAGAAGCGGAAGTGCGCGTTCCCGACGTCGTGCCCACCGCCAGCGGTTCCCTCCTGCATACCTTCACGGATCCGGGCGGGTCCGAATGGCACTGCGTAGCGTTTGCGTTCGTCGCCGGGGACATCCTGGAGGACTTCGCCGATCCGCGGCCCTACTATGCGGAAATCGGCGCCACGACGGCGCGCCTGCACCAGCAGGTCAGGCGCTGGCCGCTGCCGGCCGATTTCACCCGTTTTTCCTGGCAGCTGAGCGACATGCTTGGTGAAACGAGCAGGTGGGGGGACTGGCGTCGCGCAGACCTCACGCCCGAACAGGCGGCCGTGCTGGGCCGTGCCGAATTCGCAGCAGTCACGGCCCTGGACGGCCTTCCCGTCTCCGGTGACAGCTGGGGCCTGGTGCATGCGGACCTGCGCCCGTCCAACATCATGATCGACGGCGGCGCCCTCACCGTGATCGACTTCGACGACTGCGGCTTCTCCTGGCTGCTGTACGACTTCGCGTCTGCGCTGTCCTTCATCGAGCACGAGCCCTACGCGCCGGACATCGCCAAGAGCTGGGTTGCAGGCTACCGGACCGTCCGCCCGCTCACCGACACGGACCTGGCCCACGCCGCCGCGCTCAGCATGATCCGGCGCCTGACCATGCTCGGCTGGACCACCACCCACCGCGCCGACGCGCTGCCGGCCGAACTCTGGGACGCCCAGATCCCCGGCACCGTGGCCGTCGCCGAGCGCTACCTGGCATCGCCCACCTGGCTCTTCGACTAA
- a CDS encoding type II toxin-antitoxin system HipA family toxin, which yields MRHRVADVYKAGVLAARLERHGGGTMFSYLQAYLAAGGPAVASSLPLSPEPVLSAAGAAPPYFTGLLPEGRRLNALRRSVKTSVDDELSLLIAAGANPVGDVQIVGHGEPLDPDEHAVELNPKAPVDFDALLGDSGLIDPVALAGVQDKLSAGMISMPVASAGRRYILKLNAPEFPHVVENELVMFRYAAKLRIPLSKVRLIRDVGGRPGLLVERFDRIPLAGGAHGAVQRLAVEDGAQVLGLYPADKYNVGYGQVCHALAEYCSAPLPALRNLAIQAAFAWLSGNGDLHAKNVSMVQQPSGEWSIAPVYDIPSTVVYGDKTLALTLGGKRTGISRKHFLGWATGLGLAERAAVQVLELGLKASGPLVADLESGTAFVSTNDDGASPFSATVTRSWLKELKHRRRLLEG from the coding sequence ATGAGGCACCGCGTCGCCGATGTCTACAAGGCCGGGGTACTGGCCGCCCGCCTAGAACGGCACGGCGGCGGCACCATGTTCAGCTACCTGCAGGCGTACCTCGCGGCGGGAGGTCCCGCCGTCGCCAGTTCGCTGCCGCTGAGCCCTGAGCCCGTGCTGTCAGCGGCGGGAGCAGCGCCGCCGTACTTCACCGGGCTGCTGCCGGAGGGCAGGCGGCTGAACGCGCTTCGGCGTTCGGTGAAGACGAGCGTTGACGACGAACTATCGCTCCTGATCGCGGCGGGCGCCAACCCGGTGGGTGATGTGCAGATCGTTGGCCACGGCGAGCCGCTGGACCCGGACGAGCACGCCGTCGAACTGAACCCCAAGGCGCCGGTCGATTTCGACGCCCTGCTGGGCGATTCCGGACTGATCGACCCCGTGGCGCTTGCCGGAGTGCAGGACAAACTGTCCGCCGGGATGATCTCCATGCCCGTGGCCAGCGCCGGGCGGCGCTACATCCTCAAGCTCAATGCGCCCGAGTTCCCGCACGTGGTGGAGAACGAACTGGTGATGTTCCGCTACGCCGCCAAGCTGCGGATACCGCTGAGCAAAGTGCGGCTGATCCGGGACGTCGGGGGCCGGCCGGGGCTGTTGGTGGAGCGGTTCGACCGGATCCCCCTGGCGGGCGGCGCGCACGGCGCGGTGCAGCGGCTGGCCGTCGAGGATGGTGCGCAGGTGCTGGGGCTGTATCCCGCGGACAAGTACAACGTGGGGTACGGGCAGGTGTGCCACGCCCTGGCGGAGTATTGTTCAGCGCCGCTGCCGGCGTTGCGGAACCTGGCCATCCAGGCGGCTTTTGCGTGGCTGAGCGGGAACGGCGATCTCCATGCGAAGAACGTGTCGATGGTGCAGCAGCCGTCGGGGGAGTGGTCCATCGCCCCCGTCTACGACATCCCCTCCACAGTGGTTTACGGGGATAAAACGCTCGCCCTTACGCTGGGCGGCAAACGCACGGGGATCTCGCGGAAGCATTTCCTGGGCTGGGCAACCGGCCTGGGGCTGGCAGAGCGCGCCGCCGTCCAGGTGCTGGAGCTCGGCCTCAAGGCGTCGGGTCCGCTGGTGGCCGACCTGGAGTCAGGCACCGCTTTTGTGTCAACGAACGACGACGGCGCCTCGCCGTTTTCGGCGACGGTCACCAGGTCGTGGCTCAAGGAGCTCAAGCACCGGCGCAGGTTGCTGGAAGGGTAG
- a CDS encoding aspartate aminotransferase family protein, which produces MVIRSTIMDTNSFRTDDAAGLDPETRLLTERRDTVLGASYRLFYRNPVHLVRGEGQYLWDAAGRKYLDAYNNVASLGHCHPAVTAAVTAQMQQLNTHTRYLHERILDYTDDLLSTMPAELDKAMYMCTGSEANDLAIRVAKAYSGGEGIIATTEAYHGTSELTSGVSPALGTGQPLAPTARLVAAPDAYRLGAEAGSDAAELGTWFANKIRAAIADMESNGIRFAGFIADSIFSSDGVLPGPAGYLREAADVIHRAGGIIIADEVQPGFGRTGEAFWGFQRHGIVPDVVTLGKPMGNGIPVSGLVAKADVLASFSDTIPYFNTFGGNPVSMAAAQAVLSTIRSEGLQEHSRVVGAHLLSALAGLADTHESVGDVRGAGLFIGFELVKDRNTREPDRELALAVLEQLRERGVLTSVAGPHGNVLKLRPPLAFQPMDIDWLVGALDESLTALGA; this is translated from the coding sequence ATGGTCATCCGTTCCACCATTATGGACACCAACAGCTTCCGCACGGACGACGCCGCCGGCCTCGACCCCGAGACGCGGCTGCTGACCGAGCGCCGGGACACGGTCCTCGGCGCCTCCTACCGGCTCTTCTACCGCAACCCAGTGCACCTGGTCCGCGGCGAAGGGCAGTACCTGTGGGACGCGGCCGGCCGGAAATACCTCGACGCCTACAACAACGTGGCCAGCCTGGGCCACTGCCATCCGGCCGTCACGGCAGCCGTGACCGCGCAGATGCAGCAGCTGAACACGCACACCCGGTACCTGCACGAACGCATCCTGGATTACACGGACGATCTCCTCTCCACCATGCCTGCCGAGCTCGACAAGGCCATGTACATGTGCACCGGATCCGAAGCGAACGACCTCGCCATCCGCGTGGCCAAGGCGTACAGCGGCGGCGAGGGCATCATCGCCACCACGGAGGCGTACCACGGCACATCCGAGCTGACCTCGGGAGTGTCGCCTGCGCTGGGAACCGGGCAGCCGCTCGCACCCACCGCGCGCCTTGTTGCCGCGCCGGATGCTTACCGCCTGGGTGCCGAGGCCGGTTCGGACGCCGCGGAACTCGGTACGTGGTTCGCCAACAAGATCCGCGCTGCGATCGCGGACATGGAGTCGAACGGCATCCGTTTCGCCGGCTTCATTGCCGACTCGATTTTCTCGTCCGACGGCGTCCTGCCGGGCCCCGCCGGTTACCTTCGCGAAGCAGCCGACGTCATCCACCGCGCCGGCGGCATCATCATTGCGGACGAGGTGCAGCCCGGTTTCGGGCGGACCGGCGAGGCGTTCTGGGGATTCCAGCGCCACGGAATAGTTCCCGACGTCGTCACACTCGGCAAGCCGATGGGGAACGGGATTCCCGTCTCCGGGCTGGTGGCCAAAGCTGACGTTCTAGCGTCGTTCAGCGACACGATTCCTTACTTCAACACGTTCGGCGGCAATCCGGTGTCCATGGCAGCCGCCCAGGCTGTACTCTCCACCATCCGGTCAGAAGGCCTGCAGGAACACAGCCGGGTGGTCGGAGCGCACTTGCTTTCGGCACTTGCCGGTTTGGCGGACACCCACGAGTCCGTGGGGGATGTCCGGGGCGCCGGTCTGTTCATCGGCTTCGAGCTGGTCAAGGACCGCAATACCCGTGAACCGGACCGCGAACTCGCGCTGGCCGTGCTTGAACAGCTGCGGGAACGCGGTGTGCTGACGTCCGTTGCAGGGCCGCACGGGAATGTTTTGAAGCTGCGCCCGCCGCTGGCCTTTCAGCCCATGGACATCGACTGGCTGGTGGGGGCCCTTGACGAGTCGCTGACTGCACTCGGCGCCTAG
- a CDS encoding helix-turn-helix transcriptional regulator: MTESFTAALATEVRSRRIALGLTQRDLADMAGVSERFVRFVEQGKQSIQLDSLTAVLETLGLELRLATRTSQAARALSAPAPVQGLAAREETES, from the coding sequence ATGACGGAAAGTTTCACGGCCGCGTTGGCAACAGAGGTGCGCTCACGTCGGATAGCCCTGGGCCTGACTCAGCGGGATCTCGCGGATATGGCCGGAGTCTCGGAAAGATTCGTCAGGTTCGTGGAGCAGGGCAAGCAGAGTATTCAGCTGGATTCCCTAACCGCCGTGCTGGAAACCCTGGGCCTCGAGCTTCGCCTTGCCACCAGAACCAGCCAGGCCGCCCGGGCGCTGTCCGCACCTGCACCGGTTCAGGGCCTTGCGGCGCGCGAGGAAACAGAATCATGA
- a CDS encoding uracil-DNA glycosylase → MTIDWDEKKALLQEPNIAAVTQLCDELMEKKPGSIVPYIDPVHDEDECRIVSLHVSPGKGTESGFVSHFNDDEAARRATSIYEIVELDPRYVMPWNAYPWVRDPDLPSALNVQEKTDGLRPFRQFLKINRRVSAIIAHGTDAQTFLTLFEKTYHQSLKNSGIKIYKASALGGRAFAVSANKQEELLSKSVEIYRDAMQRAGIQHL, encoded by the coding sequence GTGACGATTGACTGGGACGAAAAAAAGGCCCTGCTGCAGGAACCGAACATCGCAGCTGTAACCCAGCTTTGCGACGAACTGATGGAAAAGAAGCCGGGCTCAATAGTCCCGTATATCGATCCCGTTCACGACGAAGACGAATGCAGGATCGTCAGCCTCCACGTCAGTCCCGGCAAGGGCACCGAATCGGGTTTTGTTTCGCACTTCAACGACGACGAAGCAGCCCGGCGGGCCACCTCAATCTACGAAATCGTGGAACTCGACCCCCGCTACGTCATGCCGTGGAACGCCTACCCCTGGGTGCGCGACCCCGATCTCCCCTCAGCCCTCAACGTCCAGGAGAAGACGGACGGCTTGCGGCCCTTCCGCCAGTTCCTGAAGATCAACAGGCGCGTCTCGGCCATCATCGCCCACGGCACGGATGCCCAGACCTTCCTGACCCTCTTCGAAAAGACGTACCATCAGTCCCTGAAAAACTCCGGGATCAAGATCTACAAGGCAAGCGCCCTCGGCGGACGGGCCTTCGCAGTATCCGCCAACAAGCAGGAAGAACTGCTGAGCAAGAGCGTCGAGATCTACCGGGACGCGATGCAGCGGGCCGGGATCCAGCACCTCTAG
- a CDS encoding SRPBCC family protein: MSTKVEKRILVNVPTSTAYNQWTQFEEFPHFMGGVKSVTQLSDDRLEWVAEIAGVRRKWEAKILEQVPDRKVAWAATEGATNAGTVTFEDVGGGQTSVQLSLEYEPEGIVETIGDKLHVVDRQVDADLKRFKEFIEDEGYASGAWRGTVNEGLSPATPGVDAAAASRGDSGKAGVSGKVAAGVGVAAAAAAGVAASMRDKDTERVHDTTAPVSGNPVSAVPATDASGYVEPVPTAGATTGTGSALSDERIAKPFDQTNGLVDFEGDSDETADSDTRSAAERRDEEKRDGGLPPAAGNLGQH; encoded by the coding sequence ATGAGCACGAAGGTCGAGAAACGCATTCTGGTCAACGTCCCGACAAGCACGGCGTACAACCAGTGGACCCAGTTCGAGGAATTTCCGCACTTCATGGGTGGCGTCAAGAGTGTGACGCAACTGAGCGACGACCGCCTTGAATGGGTGGCCGAAATCGCGGGCGTCCGCCGGAAGTGGGAGGCGAAGATCCTGGAGCAGGTTCCGGACCGCAAGGTCGCCTGGGCCGCGACCGAAGGCGCAACCAACGCAGGGACCGTAACCTTCGAAGACGTGGGAGGGGGCCAGACGTCGGTGCAGCTCTCACTCGAATACGAACCGGAAGGAATCGTAGAAACCATCGGAGACAAACTTCACGTCGTTGACCGCCAGGTGGACGCGGACCTGAAGAGGTTCAAGGAGTTCATCGAGGACGAAGGCTACGCAAGCGGCGCGTGGCGCGGGACCGTCAACGAGGGCCTTTCACCGGCGACTCCCGGGGTGGACGCCGCAGCGGCATCACGCGGCGATTCCGGCAAGGCCGGCGTCTCCGGAAAGGTGGCGGCGGGAGTCGGGGTTGCCGCTGCGGCCGCAGCCGGCGTGGCCGCGAGCATGCGGGACAAGGACACGGAACGGGTCCACGACACCACGGCACCGGTTTCCGGGAATCCTGTCTCAGCCGTTCCGGCCACCGACGCTTCCGGCTACGTGGAGCCGGTGCCAACGGCGGGTGCCACAACCGGCACGGGCTCCGCTTTGAGCGACGAGCGGATCGCCAAGCCGTTCGATCAGACCAACGGGCTGGTGGACTTCGAGGGCGATTCGGACGAAACAGCCGACAGTGACACGCGAAGTGCGGCTGAGCGCCGGGACGAGGAAAAGCGCGACGGCGGCCTGCCGCCTGCGGCAGGGAACCTCGGCCAGCACTAG